Proteins found in one Candidatus Binatia bacterium genomic segment:
- a CDS encoding Coenzyme F420 hydrogenase/dehydrogenase, beta subunit C-terminal domain — MEEQSFKSKPSFKDMMNDVVAFGSCCECGSCVLVCPHNVIEYIDGKPKQTAKASAPFDYCGISEGIGCDVCAQVCPRLGPREFELAADVFANEEGNTYSGGFGTYQEIYAARVKDPRILGVAQDGGVVTALLLHQMKTGCIDGAIVSAPDPDRPCAPKPMCATTEEEIIAAAGSWYTYCPNDLALEEAATKGCSRVAFVGVPCQVTPTRKAQLRDPEFIHTGKKKDKIIDRQTRSLKDPSDRIALRIGLLCSEVFDFDGLMVRKIERELGIPLTDIAKFNVKGEVLVYPKDGEVVRINLRDAQEHARPECHHCGDFSAELADVSCGGVGCTGWTITITRSDLGRRVMQELIDADLIEVKPIDEFETSLKVLLRLARRQHQRVPQGRAGSVSPSYYGTSHSA; from the coding sequence GTGGAAGAGCAGAGCTTCAAGTCCAAGCCGTCGTTCAAGGACATGATGAACGACGTCGTCGCTTTCGGCTCCTGCTGCGAGTGCGGCAGCTGCGTGCTGGTGTGCCCGCACAACGTCATCGAGTACATCGACGGCAAGCCCAAGCAGACCGCGAAAGCGAGCGCACCGTTCGACTACTGCGGCATCAGCGAGGGAATCGGCTGCGACGTCTGTGCCCAGGTCTGCCCGCGGCTCGGGCCGCGCGAGTTCGAGCTGGCCGCCGACGTCTTCGCCAACGAAGAAGGCAACACGTACTCGGGCGGCTTCGGCACCTACCAGGAAATCTACGCGGCGCGCGTCAAGGACCCGCGCATCCTCGGCGTTGCCCAGGACGGCGGCGTCGTCACGGCACTGCTGCTTCACCAGATGAAGACCGGATGCATCGACGGCGCGATCGTCTCCGCGCCCGACCCCGATCGCCCGTGCGCCCCGAAGCCGATGTGCGCGACGACCGAAGAGGAGATCATCGCGGCGGCGGGCTCCTGGTACACGTATTGTCCGAACGACCTCGCGCTGGAGGAGGCGGCCACCAAGGGCTGCTCGCGTGTCGCGTTCGTCGGCGTTCCCTGCCAGGTCACGCCGACCCGCAAGGCCCAGCTTCGCGACCCGGAGTTCATCCACACCGGCAAGAAGAAGGACAAGATCATCGACAGGCAGACCCGAAGCCTGAAGGATCCCTCGGATCGCATTGCGCTCAGGATCGGCCTGCTGTGCTCGGAGGTCTTCGACTTCGACGGCCTGATGGTGCGCAAGATCGAGCGCGAGCTCGGCATCCCGCTGACCGACATCGCCAAGTTCAACGTCAAGGGCGAAGTGCTGGTTTATCCAAAGGACGGCGAAGTCGTGCGCATCAACCTGCGCGACGCCCAGGAACACGCGCGTCCCGAGTGCCACCACTGCGGAGACTTCTCCGCCGAGCTCGCCGACGTTTCGTGCGGAGGAGTCGGCTGCACGGGCTGGACGATTACGATCACGCGCAGCGATTTGGGACGCCGCGTCATGCAGGAGCTGATCGATGCCGATCTCATTGAGGTCAAGCCGATCGATGAATTCGAGACTTCGCTCAAAGTGCTGCTGCGGCTGGCGCGGCGCCAGCACCAGAGAGTGCCGCAAGGCCGCGCAGGCAGCGTCAGCCCGTCGTATTACGGCACGTCGCACAGCGCGTAA
- a CDS encoding adenine phosphoribosyltransferase, translated as MDIHSLIRNVPDFPKPGIQFKDITPLLSSGPGLHQVVDAMAERYRGKVDAIVGVESRGFLFGAPVAYALGVGLCIVRKPGKLPHDTHTVTYELEYGSDSLEIHKDALPAGARVAILDDLLATGGTARATVALAHACGAKVIECGFLIELDFLGGRAALAPVPVHALIRY; from the coding sequence ATGGATATCCATTCGCTCATCCGCAACGTGCCGGATTTCCCGAAGCCGGGGATCCAGTTCAAGGACATCACGCCGCTGCTATCGAGCGGACCGGGGCTTCACCAGGTCGTCGACGCGATGGCCGAGCGCTACCGCGGCAAGGTCGACGCGATCGTCGGCGTCGAGTCGCGCGGATTCCTGTTCGGTGCGCCCGTCGCCTATGCGCTCGGCGTCGGGCTGTGCATCGTGCGCAAGCCAGGCAAGCTGCCGCACGACACGCACACGGTCACCTACGAGCTCGAGTACGGCAGCGATTCGCTGGAGATCCACAAGGACGCGCTGCCGGCGGGCGCCCGCGTCGCGATCCTCGACGACCTCCTCGCCACCGGCGGGACGGCGCGCGCGACCGTCGCGCTGGCGCATGCCTGCGGCGCGAAGGTCATCGAGTGCGGGTTCCTGATCGAGCTGGACTTCCTCGGCGGGCGCGCTGCGCTGGCTCCGGTTCCCGTTCATGCGCTGATCCGGTACTGA
- the surE gene encoding 5'/3'-nucleotidase SurE — MILASNDDGIQSSGLARLVEALRPIDDVIVVAPDRERSAVSHALTLESPLRADEVRPGWYAVSGTPTDCVNLALNGLLPGRPWLIVSGINRGPNLGDDITYSGTVSAAMEAVLLGVPGVAFSQVGRVSFQYDAAARFAAQLVRALKDKGLPPDTLLNVNVPDLAAPEGFAITRQGKRRYGDAIVEKDDPRGRKYYWIGGTELDFEDEPGTDFSAVRDGLVSVTPLHLDLTNYEAMRTLASLRLDWP; from the coding sequence GTGATCCTGGCGAGCAACGACGACGGCATTCAGTCGAGCGGCCTTGCGCGCCTTGTCGAGGCGCTGAGGCCGATCGACGACGTGATCGTCGTGGCCCCGGATCGCGAGCGCTCGGCCGTCAGCCACGCGCTGACGCTCGAAAGCCCGCTTCGCGCCGACGAGGTCCGGCCGGGCTGGTACGCCGTCAGCGGCACGCCGACCGACTGCGTGAACCTCGCGCTGAACGGCCTGCTGCCGGGCAGGCCGTGGCTGATCGTCTCCGGCATCAACCGCGGCCCGAACCTCGGCGACGACATCACGTACTCCGGTACCGTTTCTGCAGCGATGGAAGCGGTGCTGCTCGGAGTGCCGGGAGTCGCGTTCTCCCAGGTCGGCCGCGTCTCGTTCCAGTACGACGCGGCAGCAAGGTTTGCCGCACAGCTGGTGCGAGCGCTGAAAGACAAAGGTCTTCCGCCCGATACCTTGCTCAACGTCAACGTGCCTGATCTGGCCGCGCCCGAAGGCTTCGCGATCACGCGCCAGGGAAAGCGCCGCTACGGCGATGCGATCGTCGAGAAGGACGACCCGCGCGGCCGCAAGTACTACTGGATCGGCGGCACCGAGCTGGATTTCGAAGACGAACCCGGCACCGATTTCAGCGCAGTCCGCGACGGACTCGTCTCGGTGACGCCGCTGCACCTCGACCTGACCAACTACGAGGCGATGCGCACGCTCGCGTCGCTTCGCCTGGACTGGCCCTGA